In Quercus robur chromosome 10, dhQueRobu3.1, whole genome shotgun sequence, a genomic segment contains:
- the LOC126703198 gene encoding LOB domain-containing protein 25 yields MASSSSYNSPCAACKFLRRKCMPGCIFAPYFPPEEPQKFANVHKIFGASNVTKLLNELLPHQREDAVNSLAYEAEARIRDPVYGCVGAISFLQRQVQRLQKELDSANADIIRFACNDIPTSLPPPPPHGIVNNPVQPMPPRAARPVEFSRRIGNEAGGAFYQTPSFPLSYPLPWNDNPSGDMNEGGGEGHM; encoded by the coding sequence ATGGCTTCATCCAGCTCCTACAATTCTCCCTGTGCTGCCTGCAAGTTCTTGAGGAGAAAATGCATGCCAGGTTGCATCTTTGCACCTTATTTCCCACCAGAGGAGCCCCAAAAATTTGCCAATGTCCACAAGATCTTTGGTGCAAGCAATGTGACTAAGCTCCTCAATGAGCTTCTCCCTCACCAAAGAGAGGATGCAGTGAACTCTCTTGCCTATGAGGCTGAGGCAAGAATAAGGGACCCAGTTTATGGCTGCGTTGGTGCTATCTCATTTCTTCAGAGACAAGTCCAACGGCTCCAAAAGGAACTTGATTCAGCTAATGCTGATATAATACGCTTTGCTTGCAATGACATTCCAACATCCTTGCCTCCACCACCACCCCATGGGATTGTCAATAACCCAGTTCAACCAATGCCTCCTCGAGCAGCAAGGCCAGTTGAGTTTAGTAGAAGAATTGGTAATGAAGCAGGAGGGGCATTTTACCAAACACCTTCTTTCCCTCTTTCTTATCCTCTTCCATGGAATGATAACCCTTCTGGGGATATGAatgaaggaggaggagaaggacATATGTGA